In Companilactobacillus allii, one genomic interval encodes:
- the selD gene encoding selenide, water dikinase SelD → MDSADKLIVCGGCNAKLGPGKLENILKDLHQDKQNNIMVDFETTDDAAIIKVNDETAIIQTLDFFPSMVNDPYLFGQIAATNALSDVWAMGGTVVSALNIVCFPQEMNQSILKKILQGGLDKVVESGGFLAGGHSIQDQRPKYGLSVNGIISPKKIMRNDTCKAGDDLILTKPLGVGIITGAYAVGETSEKAFQSATESMTTLNKYASEIIRKYPVSACTDVTGFGLLGHLNEFLHNEFSAELNSADIPILPSAYECAEELLVTGGGQRNRNFLNGKINFTFEDNALEEVLYDPQTSGGLLFSIDPEYTDEVLEKLNKLTLKSSCIGKVVDKGNYEITVN, encoded by the coding sequence ATGGATTCAGCTGATAAATTAATTGTTTGTGGTGGTTGTAATGCAAAGTTAGGTCCAGGAAAATTAGAGAATATTTTGAAAGATCTACATCAAGATAAACAGAATAATATCATGGTGGATTTTGAAACAACTGATGATGCAGCCATTATAAAAGTTAATGATGAGACAGCAATTATTCAAACCTTAGATTTCTTTCCATCAATGGTAAATGATCCATATTTATTCGGACAAATTGCTGCAACCAATGCCTTGAGTGATGTTTGGGCAATGGGTGGCACAGTTGTTTCAGCATTAAATATTGTTTGTTTTCCTCAGGAAATGAATCAATCTATTTTGAAGAAAATTCTTCAGGGTGGATTAGACAAAGTTGTTGAATCTGGTGGTTTTTTAGCTGGTGGACATTCGATTCAAGATCAACGTCCTAAATACGGACTATCGGTTAATGGAATTATTTCACCTAAAAAAATCATGAGAAATGATACCTGTAAAGCAGGGGATGATTTGATTCTAACTAAACCGTTAGGTGTGGGAATTATTACTGGTGCATACGCTGTAGGTGAGACTAGTGAGAAAGCCTTTCAATCAGCTACTGAATCTATGACGACTTTAAACAAATATGCATCTGAAATAATTCGTAAATATCCTGTTAGTGCCTGTACGGATGTAACAGGATTTGGATTATTAGGACATCTTAATGAATTTCTGCATAATGAATTTTCCGCTGAATTAAATTCAGCTGATATTCCGATTTTACCTTCTGCATACGAATGCGCTGAGGAATTATTAGTTACTGGTGGAGGACAACGAAATCGTAACTTCCTAAATGGTAAGATTAATTTCACTTTTGAAGATAATGCTTTAGAAGAAGTGCTTTATGATCCACAAACTTCAGGTGGTTTATTATTCAGTATTGATCCTGAATACACCGATGAAGTTTTGGAAAAGTTAAATAAATTAACGCTTAAGAGTTCTTGTATTGGAAAAGTTGTTGATAAAGGTAATTATGAGATTACTGTAAATTAA
- the yedF gene encoding sulfurtransferase-like selenium metabolism protein YedF — protein MEKINALGKVCPTPIIMSRKALKSTDEIVITVDDDMAPQNLKKLADQKGYDYKVDKKDDGTFDVYLKNDPDKVNEEAKSKLNDQGESYVVVINTDVMGHGDDTLGKNLLHMFVYSLTEQDVLPDKILCYNGGVKLLVEGSDYLDDLKALEEAGVEISGCGACLDYYGLKDKLAVGSISNMFEIVQVMTKTNRVVRPD, from the coding sequence ATGGAAAAAATAAATGCATTGGGAAAAGTTTGTCCAACACCAATTATTATGTCAAGAAAGGCCTTAAAATCTACAGATGAAATTGTGATTACTGTTGATGATGATATGGCACCACAAAACTTAAAAAAGTTGGCTGATCAAAAAGGTTATGACTATAAAGTAGATAAGAAAGATGATGGAACATTTGACGTTTATCTAAAAAATGATCCTGACAAAGTCAATGAAGAAGCAAAATCAAAGCTTAATGATCAAGGTGAGTCATATGTTGTAGTTATCAATACTGACGTTATGGGACATGGTGATGATACTTTAGGGAAAAACTTATTACATATGTTTGTTTATTCTCTTACAGAGCAAGATGTTCTGCCAGATAAGATTCTTTGCTATAACGGTGGAGTTAAGTTATTAGTTGAAGGCTCAGATTATTTGGATGATTTAAAAGCTCTAGAAGAAGCGGGAGTTGAAATTTCTGGATGTGGTGCCTGTCTTGATTATTATGGACTCAAAGATAAACTTGCAGTTGGTTCGATTAGCAATATGTTTGAAATTGTGCAAGTAATGACGAAAACAAACCGTGTTGTAAGACCAGACTAG
- a CDS encoding DUF3343 domain-containing protein: MKNEFGLVTFKSTHQAIKVKELLDGNEEYKANIISTPGQISAGCGMSLRFNYDKKESLKEMLNDKSLGYQNIYKGTRSIGVRSTYTLDN, from the coding sequence ATGAAAAATGAATTTGGATTAGTGACATTTAAATCGACCCATCAAGCAATAAAGGTTAAAGAATTACTTGATGGAAATGAAGAATATAAGGCAAATATTATTTCTACACCTGGACAAATTTCTGCTGGTTGTGGAATGAGTTTAAGATTCAACTATGATAAAAAAGAATCTTTAAAAGAAATGCTAAATGATAAAAGTCTAGGGTATCAAAATATCTATAAAGGAACTCGTTCTATAGGTGTTAGAAGTACATATACGCTGGATAATTAG
- the selB gene encoding selenocysteine-specific translation elongation factor, with translation MEKIGQDQIIIATAGHVDHGKTTLIKALTGIDTDTTAAEKKRGLTINLGFAFFDLPHHQQVGIVDVPGHEKFLKNMIAGLSGIDLVLLVIDVNESIMPQTREHVDIMSLLGIENYIVVLSKIDTVDDVFKELVVDDVQNFLDEHNIKAPIIGVDAISGTGMKELISVMDEKVDTITHTNNNGIPRINVDRSFSIKGFGTIVTGTLLEGEVHNGMTLEVFPSGKETKIRNIQVHDKNVTEALPGTRTAINLTNLKPDEIKRGSVLTTSKNIKPTWMLDVDFKMLPDKDADYIRLWSRVRVYLGAREIIARVVPLGEDEIDPSKNNYLQLRLEEPVAVKKGDRYILRTYSPMNLIGGGTVLEPNPTKHRRFNDQILKNLSVQASGNQEDMLLDFLNNQSELGCTKEGIADYLNISIQSVNEVVDSLLSENKVVNVLDVVVSKSRLDEFKNNILDTVWNYHKKHRLQKGMPKEELLVNFKNIISGKIIENVLNQMIGDNQIKILGSIVSASDFEVKYNDYQRKAYNQIIDSLKANPLMPPNDDDILQSDKTKIEVFKSLEGNEIIRLSEQNVMLKSAFESAVVKVVDYLKENQTMTLAEFRDLTGASRKYGMLILESMDKQGITRRKENMRVLVKKE, from the coding sequence ATGGAAAAGATTGGTCAAGATCAAATAATTATTGCTACTGCTGGTCACGTTGACCACGGGAAAACAACTTTAATTAAAGCGTTAACAGGTATCGACACAGATACAACAGCTGCTGAAAAAAAGCGTGGTTTAACAATCAACTTGGGATTCGCATTTTTTGATTTGCCACATCATCAACAAGTTGGAATAGTTGATGTTCCAGGACATGAAAAATTTTTAAAAAATATGATTGCCGGATTAAGCGGTATTGATCTGGTTTTATTAGTTATTGATGTTAACGAAAGTATAATGCCACAAACTCGTGAGCATGTTGATATTATGTCGCTATTGGGAATTGAAAACTACATTGTAGTCTTAAGTAAGATTGATACTGTTGATGATGTGTTTAAAGAACTAGTTGTTGATGATGTACAAAATTTTCTAGATGAACATAATATTAAAGCTCCAATTATAGGAGTAGATGCAATTAGTGGTACTGGGATGAAGGAACTTATTTCAGTAATGGATGAAAAGGTTGATACCATTACACATACAAATAATAATGGTATACCAAGAATTAATGTCGATAGATCCTTCTCTATCAAAGGATTTGGGACAATTGTTACTGGGACTTTACTCGAAGGTGAAGTTCATAATGGTATGACTTTAGAGGTATTTCCTAGTGGTAAGGAAACTAAAATTAGAAATATTCAAGTTCATGATAAAAATGTAACTGAGGCACTTCCTGGGACTAGAACGGCAATTAATTTAACAAATTTAAAACCCGATGAAATAAAAAGAGGAAGTGTTCTAACAACATCGAAAAATATTAAACCTACATGGATGCTAGATGTAGATTTTAAAATGTTACCAGATAAAGATGCTGACTATATTAGACTTTGGAGCAGAGTTAGGGTTTATCTTGGTGCTAGAGAGATTATAGCAAGGGTTGTTCCTTTAGGAGAGGATGAAATTGATCCTAGTAAGAATAATTATTTACAATTAAGACTGGAAGAACCAGTTGCTGTTAAAAAGGGAGATCGCTACATATTACGCACATATTCTCCAATGAATTTAATTGGTGGCGGTACAGTCCTTGAACCAAATCCCACTAAGCATCGTCGCTTTAATGACCAAATTTTGAAGAATCTTTCAGTTCAGGCTTCAGGTAATCAAGAAGATATGCTATTAGATTTCTTGAATAATCAAAGTGAACTGGGCTGCACTAAAGAAGGCATTGCAGATTATTTAAATATCTCGATTCAAAGTGTCAATGAAGTGGTTGATTCATTGTTGTCTGAAAATAAGGTTGTAAATGTTCTAGACGTAGTGGTATCTAAATCTAGATTGGATGAGTTCAAAAATAATATTTTAGATACAGTATGGAATTATCATAAAAAACATCGTTTACAAAAAGGCATGCCTAAAGAGGAATTACTTGTTAATTTTAAAAACATTATATCTGGAAAGATAATTGAAAACGTGTTAAATCAAATGATTGGCGATAATCAAATAAAAATTTTGGGATCCATTGTTTCAGCAAGTGATTTTGAAGTTAAATACAATGATTATCAGAGAAAAGCTTATAACCAAATCATTGATTCATTGAAAGCAAATCCCTTAATGCCACCCAATGATGATGATATTTTACAATCGGATAAGACAAAAATTGAAGTTTTTAAATCATTAGAGGGTAATGAAATAATCAGACTAAGTGAACAAAATGTAATGTTAAAATCGGCCTTTGAATCGGCTGTTGTTAAAGTTGTGGATTATTTGAAAGAAAATCAAACTATGACTTTGGCAGAATTTAGGGACTTAACAGGTGCTAGTCGTAAGTATGGAATGTTGATATTAGAAAGTATGGACAAACAAGGAATTACTAGACGTAAGGAAAATATGAGAGTTTTAGTAAAGAAGGAATAG
- a CDS encoding aminotransferase class V-fold PLP-dependent enzyme: protein MIYFDNAATTAIKPESVGKTMSDVLTSGHFGNPGRDSSNYSVNSSLLVEQTREKIAQLFNVPSSDFVMFTSNATDSLNTTLKGLLKPGDHVISTNYEHNSVIRPLEQLRRNNVDIDYVPFDTETGVINIEDFETRIKSNTKAIVCTYASNVTGYVLPIDNIGKLCKKYNLLFIVDAAQSAGFIDIDIQKQGIDVLCFTGHKSLYGPQGTGGICLKESLPIEPLKSGGTGIDSFNSNMPDEFPTRLEAGTMNVPGIAGLYEGIDYILKYGLNNIRQYVIGLTDEAIDGLDKYPEVKIYTPRTGLRTGVIAFNVGDLNSAEVGQWLWDEYQIANRTGAHCAPKVLESFNLVEQGIVRLSFSSFNTSEEIKVFLGAMEELIIEYRKEI from the coding sequence ATGATTTATTTTGATAATGCTGCAACCACTGCTATAAAGCCTGAAAGCGTTGGTAAAACAATGTCAGACGTTTTAACTAGTGGTCATTTTGGTAACCCAGGACGTGATTCTTCAAACTATAGTGTTAATAGCAGCTTATTAGTAGAACAAACAAGAGAAAAAATAGCGCAACTATTCAATGTCCCTTCGAGCGATTTTGTCATGTTTACTAGCAATGCAACTGATAGCTTAAATACTACTTTGAAAGGATTACTAAAACCTGGAGATCATGTTATTTCTACAAATTACGAACATAATTCCGTTATAAGGCCTTTAGAGCAATTAAGAAGAAATAATGTAGATATTGATTATGTTCCATTTGATACTGAAACTGGAGTTATAAATATCGAAGATTTTGAGACGAGAATTAAAAGTAATACTAAAGCTATTGTTTGTACATATGCTTCAAATGTAACTGGTTATGTTTTACCTATTGATAATATTGGTAAACTTTGTAAGAAATATAACTTATTATTTATTGTTGATGCCGCACAGAGTGCGGGTTTTATTGATATTGATATTCAAAAGCAAGGTATTGATGTACTTTGCTTTACAGGTCACAAATCGCTTTATGGACCACAAGGTACAGGTGGAATTTGCTTGAAAGAGAGTCTACCAATTGAACCCTTAAAAAGTGGTGGAACGGGCATTGATTCATTTAATAGTAATATGCCAGATGAATTTCCGACTAGATTGGAAGCGGGGACTATGAATGTTCCCGGTATTGCAGGATTATATGAAGGAATTGATTATATACTTAAATACGGATTAAATAATATTCGTCAATATGTCATTGGCTTAACTGATGAAGCAATAGATGGGTTGGATAAATATCCTGAAGTAAAGATTTATACTCCCAGAACAGGCTTAAGAACTGGTGTTATTGCTTTTAATGTCGGTGATTTAAATTCTGCTGAAGTTGGTCAGTGGCTATGGGATGAATATCAAATTGCAAATAGAACAGGTGCACATTGTGCACCAAAAGTCTTGGAGAGCTTTAATCTGGTAGAACAAGGTATTGTCAGATTATCTTTTTCAAGTTTTAATACCTCTGAAGAAATAAAGGTATTTCTAGGAGCAATGGAAGAACTTATTATTGAATACAGAAAGGAAATCTAA
- the selA gene encoding L-seryl-tRNA(Sec) selenium transferase: MDSKILLRKLPSVNDLLNLDKIEFWNQNHDLVEIKSAITQVLNETRRSILTNEFQNDIDIPYFENAIEKILRDNRVSELQPVVNATGVILHTNLGRAKLAIEAQESLALMSGHSTNLEYDITQGKRGDRYKVIGKLIHELTGAEDAIVVNNNAAAVMLVLSTLFNGKEVIISRGQLVEIGGSFRVPDIITSTGGVLKEIGTTNKTHIKDYEEAINEDTGGILLVHTSNYKLIGFTETPNSNELAKIAHKNDLPLVNDLGSGLMIDLNSYGLSEPTIKQEVENCDLVMFSGDKLLGGPQAGIIAGKKKYIDKLKHNQLLRALRVDKATLAALVATLKLYRDPKKAIKKIPVLRDLTISKAELQYKADTLKDRIDSDTNFSAEVINGTTVVGGGAFPDVKLPTLLIDLKSNISATKLNELLAYAKYPIIARISHENVLLDIRTIDESEFEKVISALNEIKN; encoded by the coding sequence ATGGATTCTAAAATATTACTTAGAAAATTACCTTCTGTAAATGATTTATTAAATTTGGATAAAATTGAATTTTGGAACCAAAATCATGATTTAGTAGAAATTAAATCAGCAATAACTCAGGTCTTGAATGAAACACGTCGAAGTATTCTAACTAATGAATTTCAAAATGATATTGATATTCCTTATTTTGAGAATGCAATAGAAAAAATTTTAAGAGATAATAGAGTAAGTGAGTTACAACCTGTAGTTAATGCAACTGGTGTTATTTTACATACGAATTTAGGACGTGCAAAATTAGCTATTGAGGCACAAGAGAGCCTTGCTTTAATGTCAGGGCATTCTACTAACCTAGAATATGATATTACTCAAGGAAAACGTGGTGACCGCTATAAGGTAATTGGTAAGTTGATTCATGAATTAACAGGCGCAGAGGATGCCATTGTTGTTAATAATAATGCTGCGGCTGTAATGCTTGTTTTAAGTACCTTATTTAACGGAAAAGAAGTTATTATTTCACGTGGCCAATTAGTTGAAATAGGTGGATCCTTTAGAGTCCCAGATATTATCACTTCTACTGGTGGTGTTTTAAAAGAAATTGGCACGACTAATAAAACTCATATAAAAGATTATGAGGAAGCAATTAATGAAGATACTGGTGGAATACTATTGGTTCACACTAGCAATTATAAGTTGATTGGATTTACTGAGACACCTAATTCTAATGAGCTAGCAAAAATTGCTCATAAAAATGATTTACCCTTGGTTAATGATCTTGGAAGTGGTTTGATGATTGATTTAAATAGCTACGGTTTATCTGAACCGACTATTAAACAAGAAGTTGAAAACTGTGACCTTGTTATGTTTTCTGGAGATAAATTATTGGGAGGCCCACAAGCTGGTATTATAGCTGGCAAGAAAAAGTATATTGATAAATTGAAGCATAATCAGCTATTGAGGGCCCTACGTGTAGATAAAGCTACTTTGGCAGCTTTAGTTGCAACATTAAAATTGTATAGAGATCCTAAAAAGGCTATTAAAAAAATTCCCGTATTACGAGATTTAACCATAAGTAAAGCTGAATTACAGTATAAGGCAGATACTTTAAAAGATAGAATTGACAGTGATACTAATTTTTCCGCTGAAGTTATAAATGGGACAACAGTCGTTGGGGGAGGAGCTTTTCCTGATGTAAAACTTCCAACATTGTTAATAGATTTAAAATCCAATATTTCAGCAACAAAATTAAATGAATTATTAGCGTATGCTAAGTATCCAATAATTGCTCGTATTAGTCATGAAAATGTTTTGCTGGATATTAGAACAATTGATGAATCGGAGTTTGAAAAGGTCATTTCTGCATTGAATGAAATTAAAAACTAA
- a CDS encoding FAD-dependent oxidoreductase — MSKKVIVVGGVAGGASVAARVRRLDEDAEITMFEKGPNVSFSNCSLPYHLSGTIKNADDIVLMHPEQFKRQYNIDAVVNTEVIDVDHAEKNVTIKNVSTSQTSKVDYDELVLSPGAVPIVPNSIKGVHGNNVFTVRNVEDIKALQGYIEETNAKNITVVGGGFVGLEVMENLVEAGKNVSLVEAAHHIMATIDDDMAQIAHKELLDNGVNLIVDDAVSAISSTNVTLSSNKVIPTDVVVMAIGVKPDVSLAEKIGIKLGSTGAIAVNQNYQTNLPNIYAVGDAIEVTNMITRKKQRLNLAFPAQMEARNAADHMYGRTVTQRGVIGSQVIKLFKMNVASTGLTEKQCLDNGISYDIAMVIPKDKVALMPNAKPLYFKLIFGTPSGEILGAQAVGESGVDKQVDIIATMISMHGHVEDLQNLELCYQPMFSTAKNAVNMAGLVATNILNGEFKQVRMSKVRGLVESGAMIVDAREPNEYKEGHIKGAINIPLSEFRDRLDEIPHNIPVYVHCLSSQRSYNMVRALGNLGYTNIYNIVGSFLGLSEYEYYHDTVDDRDPIIDGYRFDLM, encoded by the coding sequence ATGAGCAAAAAAGTAATAGTAGTAGGTGGAGTAGCAGGCGGTGCATCAGTTGCTGCTAGGGTTAGAAGACTAGATGAAGATGCTGAAATCACCATGTTTGAAAAGGGTCCTAATGTTTCTTTTTCTAATTGTTCATTACCATATCATTTGAGTGGAACCATTAAAAATGCCGATGATATTGTGTTGATGCATCCTGAACAATTCAAACGTCAATACAATATCGATGCTGTGGTTAATACTGAAGTGATCGACGTTGATCATGCTGAAAAAAATGTAACAATCAAGAATGTTTCAACTTCACAGACTAGCAAAGTAGACTATGACGAATTAGTCTTATCTCCCGGGGCAGTTCCAATTGTGCCCAATTCAATCAAGGGTGTTCATGGCAACAATGTGTTTACAGTTCGAAATGTTGAAGACATTAAAGCTTTGCAAGGATATATTGAGGAAACAAATGCCAAGAATATCACTGTTGTTGGTGGTGGATTTGTTGGACTTGAAGTTATGGAGAATCTTGTTGAAGCAGGTAAAAATGTGTCATTAGTTGAAGCGGCTCATCATATCATGGCTACTATTGATGATGACATGGCACAAATTGCCCATAAAGAATTACTTGATAATGGTGTCAATTTGATTGTGGATGACGCTGTATCAGCTATTTCTAGTACTAATGTGACTTTATCATCGAACAAAGTTATTCCCACTGACGTTGTTGTGATGGCAATAGGCGTTAAGCCAGATGTTTCTTTAGCCGAGAAGATTGGTATAAAGCTTGGTAGTACAGGAGCAATCGCTGTAAATCAAAATTATCAAACTAATCTACCTAACATATATGCGGTTGGTGATGCAATCGAAGTTACTAATATGATCACAAGAAAGAAACAGCGACTTAACTTAGCTTTTCCAGCTCAAATGGAAGCACGCAATGCCGCAGATCACATGTATGGGAGAACAGTTACTCAGCGTGGTGTTATTGGTTCGCAAGTAATCAAGCTCTTCAAGATGAATGTGGCATCAACTGGATTAACTGAGAAACAATGTCTAGATAATGGGATTAGCTATGACATAGCAATGGTTATTCCGAAAGATAAAGTTGCTTTGATGCCGAATGCCAAGCCTCTCTATTTCAAGTTGATTTTTGGAACACCATCAGGTGAAATCCTTGGTGCACAAGCAGTTGGTGAAAGTGGAGTTGATAAACAAGTTGATATTATTGCTACAATGATATCAATGCACGGACATGTCGAGGACTTACAAAATCTAGAATTATGTTATCAACCAATGTTCAGTACAGCTAAGAATGCCGTGAACATGGCCGGGTTAGTCGCTACAAATATTCTTAATGGTGAATTCAAACAAGTCCGTATGTCAAAAGTCCGAGGTTTAGTTGAGAGTGGAGCCATGATAGTAGATGCTCGTGAACCTAATGAATATAAAGAAGGACACATTAAGGGAGCTATAAATATTCCACTAAGTGAATTCAGAGATAGATTGGATGAGATTCCACATAATATTCCAGTTTATGTTCATTGTTTATCAAGTCAGCGTAGCTATAATATGGTACGTGCACTTGGTAATTTAGGGTATACCAATATATATAATATCGTGGGTTCGTTTTTAGGATTGTCTGAATATGAATATTACCATGATACTGTTGATGATAGAGATCCAATTATTGATGGATATAGATTTGATTTAATGTAA
- a CDS encoding ABC transporter permease → MKAKNRKYLGITVITWLVLLIVWQLVTALKITPEILLPSPEKVITTFINLSKYGYNGIPLWYHFMITMLRLLSAVGLAIITAIPLGLLSGRIKIVYAIFDSIIQFIRPIPPLAYYTLLILWVGIGETSKVVLLYLAAFAPIYLACISGVRKVNVDYIKSARSLGASSTQVFFHIIFPSALPDIFTGIRTSVGMAYTTVVAAEMVAATYGIGWMIVNASKYLKSDVMFVGIFILGITGVILDQLLKLIERKIVFWSGKS, encoded by the coding sequence ATGAAAGCAAAGAATCGAAAATATCTTGGGATAACCGTTATAACGTGGCTAGTATTGCTGATTGTCTGGCAGTTAGTCACAGCTTTGAAGATTACTCCAGAAATACTTCTACCAAGTCCTGAGAAGGTGATAACTACATTTATTAATCTGAGCAAATACGGTTATAATGGGATTCCGTTATGGTATCACTTTATGATTACAATGCTTCGACTTCTCAGTGCTGTGGGACTTGCGATAATTACAGCTATACCATTGGGATTATTAAGTGGTCGGATCAAGATTGTCTATGCGATATTTGATTCTATAATTCAATTTATCAGACCCATTCCACCTTTGGCATATTATACTTTGCTAATTCTTTGGGTTGGTATAGGTGAGACTTCTAAGGTAGTACTGCTGTATTTAGCAGCATTTGCGCCTATTTATTTGGCCTGTATTTCTGGTGTTAGAAAGGTCAATGTTGACTATATTAAAAGTGCAAGGTCACTTGGAGCCAGCTCTACCCAAGTGTTTTTTCACATTATCTTTCCTTCAGCTTTACCGGATATTTTTACTGGTATCAGGACCTCTGTTGGTATGGCATATACAACTGTTGTTGCTGCAGAAATGGTTGCTGCAACGTATGGTATTGGCTGGATGATCGTCAATGCTTCTAAGTATTTGAAGAGTGATGTTATGTTTGTAGGTATTTTCATTCTTGGGATTACTGGTGTGATATTGGATCAATTATTAAAATTAATTGAAAGAAAGATCGTCTTTTGGAGTGGTAAATCATGA
- a CDS encoding glycine betaine ABC transporter substrate-binding protein encodes MRKTVKLLILLGSFLLILVGCSKKDDGQKNLSEIRIGILQTPNDVAAARQLGYLDNYFKKKNIKIKYIIFDSGVDANKALISGDVDFATMGDTNGVVAMSSKIDAKLIWVNDVIGNNEGLVVKNGSNIKSIQDLAGKKIATPFASTSHYSLMMTLKKYNLLNRVSLLDMDTQDIVAAWNRGDITAAYTWQPTLTPMLKNGHFLINSEDLRNQKVITANITLVRGGFERNHPKLVADLVKQLNKAHEQIQKNPKVIITAASKQNDLSYGEAKSQIGTSEWLTAKQMTEQKFLTEEFQNQLYKTGNFMAKQQTIDHAPTKAEINKFVVTKYVDELGEK; translated from the coding sequence ATGAGGAAGACAGTTAAGTTATTAATCCTTTTAGGTAGTTTTCTTTTGATTCTAGTGGGATGCTCTAAAAAGGATGACGGTCAAAAAAACCTCAGTGAAATTCGTATTGGTATACTACAGACCCCAAATGATGTGGCAGCAGCACGTCAATTAGGTTATTTGGATAATTATTTCAAAAAAAAGAATATTAAAATAAAATATATAATTTTTGATTCTGGAGTTGATGCTAATAAGGCGTTGATTTCAGGGGATGTTGACTTCGCCACTATGGGTGACACGAACGGTGTTGTAGCAATGTCTTCCAAGATTGATGCAAAGTTGATCTGGGTAAATGACGTTATAGGAAATAATGAGGGACTAGTGGTTAAAAATGGTTCCAATATCAAAAGTATTCAAGATCTTGCTGGTAAGAAAATTGCCACTCCATTTGCATCGACGTCGCATTATAGTTTGATGATGACATTGAAAAAATATAATTTACTGAATAGAGTTTCGTTGTTAGATATGGACACACAAGACATTGTTGCAGCATGGAATCGTGGAGATATAACAGCCGCATATACTTGGCAGCCGACATTAACTCCAATGTTAAAAAATGGACACTTTCTAATTAATAGTGAAGATTTAAGGAACCAAAAGGTAATTACGGCCAATATCACATTGGTTCGGGGTGGATTTGAACGAAATCATCCGAAATTAGTTGCGGATTTGGTGAAACAATTGAACAAGGCGCATGAACAGATACAAAAGAATCCAAAAGTAATTATTACAGCGGCCTCGAAACAAAATGACTTGAGTTATGGAGAAGCAAAATCACAAATTGGTACATCTGAGTGGTTGACTGCCAAACAAATGACGGAACAAAAGTTTTTGACAGAAGAATTCCAAAATCAGTTATATAAGACTGGTAATTTTATGGCCAAACAACAGACGATTGATCACGCACCAACAAAAGCGGAAATAAACAAATTTGTTGTAACTAAATATGTTGATGAATTGGGGGAGAAATAA
- a CDS encoding ABC transporter ATP-binding protein, with the protein MEKIIEVKDLTLTYPGGTKPTLDTLNFDINRGEILTVIGKSGCGKSTLLNTIAGYLHPSSGEVLLNGETIVEPSWKIGVVFQNNALYPWLNVAENIGFGLNMRHFNKAEINVRVDKLLEQIQLADKKDDYIFSLSGGMKQRVAIARALANQPQLVMFDESFGALDEFTRNDIHKVVLDLWKSLHLTFLVVTHDIDEAIKLGNRIAIMTPDKSSPMKIIDNPYFNIDLEDIDSEYIKYKNRILKQIV; encoded by the coding sequence GTGGAGAAGATAATAGAGGTAAAGGATTTGACGCTTACTTATCCGGGAGGCACCAAACCAACTTTGGATACATTGAACTTTGATATTAATCGTGGCGAGATATTAACCGTCATCGGCAAGTCAGGTTGTGGGAAAAGTACGCTGTTAAATACGATTGCAGGTTATTTGCACCCAAGTTCTGGAGAAGTATTGTTAAATGGTGAGACGATTGTTGAACCAAGTTGGAAAATCGGTGTTGTATTTCAAAATAATGCCTTATATCCGTGGTTGAATGTGGCTGAAAATATTGGTTTTGGATTGAACATGAGACATTTTAATAAAGCTGAGATAAATGTTCGCGTTGATAAATTATTGGAGCAGATTCAACTGGCTGATAAAAAAGATGATTATATTTTTTCGTTGTCAGGTGGGATGAAGCAACGAGTCGCCATTGCGCGTGCTCTAGCTAATCAACCGCAACTGGTGATGTTTGATGAATCCTTTGGTGCCTTAGATGAGTTCACTCGTAATGATATTCATAAAGTAGTCCTAGACTTGTGGAAATCACTACATCTAACCTTTTTAGTTGTTACGCATGACATCGACGAAGCTATAAAACTGGGCAATAGGATAGCAATTATGACACCAGACAAGTCATCACCAATGAAAATCATTGATAATCCGTATTTTAATATCGATCTAGAAGATATTGATTCAGAGTATATAAAATATAAAAATCGAATTTTAAAGCAAATAGTATGA